Genomic window (Strix aluco isolate bStrAlu1 chromosome 22, bStrAlu1.hap1, whole genome shotgun sequence):
AACCGTGGTAATTTAAGATTTACTTCTGCTGCAAATATGTACATATGAAAAATTGTCTCATGGTAATACAGGAAATAAGGAGCTGGGATTGTTTGGCAGAGTACAGTTATTACTGTATCAAATCAGATCGGTAATAAATTGCTGATTTTAGTAGGAATTGATAGCAGAACCTCCTTGACTTTAGAAGTGTCTTAAGCtcattggaaaatattttgaaaagagatGGATCAATACAGTTTCAGCAAGGCTTTTTTAGTCCATAGGTATTGTTCAATTTGTAGCTCTtcgcatgatttttttttttttttttttttttttacattgtgtATGCAACCCAGTATATAACATTGACTGCTGCAAAGGCTGCTGGGAACACGGCTCTGGCATATATATCAATGGTATCAGCATCAATGGGCTTAAAGAGGGACTTCAGACCACTCTTTTTATCCAGTTTCATTATGTGCTGCCGTTTTGTCTCTCCAGTTTCTATTTCTATTGTGCCATACGATCCAGGTAGGCTTCTGGGAATTCGGTGCTGCCTATTGGAAATGGCCAGTTCCTGGTTCACACCAGCTatggaaagggaaaacagaacaaTGGCATTCTTCACGTTTATCtgcaaaggaaagaggagaacCTATAATAGCAATTTATAGGGTAAAGGTGTAGTGTACTTCATCCAAGCTAGCCATGAGACCAACAGGGTGAAATACCTATGAGATCCATAAGGGCTGAATGGTATTTATCACTTGCTTTGGCAGAAGGACTGCTGAAAGACTGTGCCACCATGTCTAATTCTGGTTATAGCTTTACACGCTCCGAATTACCAAGGCACAACTGGGACAGCATGCTTAGGCTCCCTGACTGAAAATAATTGACTGACTTTAAGGAGAGAGTTATCCCATTGTGTGGCCAAAGCCAATAGGCAGTTCTCAGGCTCTTGTCAAAGTTGAGAGAACATGGACATGGGACTGAAAATTAATACGGATCAGTTGTATCTGCTACAGCtaaataaaatgaagtaataaTAATCATAAATAATACCCAAGGTGCCAGAGAGTTCAAAAATATGTAGGCCTGGACTAAAAATTGTGAATTGTCAGGAAAAAAGTTCCTTAATCAATACACTCTGCTTCATCACTAACATGCATGTACATATATGAAGAAAGCAGCAAAGCCATCTGGAGTTCCTGGAAGAAATTTCATCCCCGGACTCCTTTGCTCAATTTCACTGAGCTTCATATCTATATAACTCATATCCCTGCTAATTATACCTGTATTTATCTCAGGCAGTTTAGgtgtaaaaaaaaatgtaatctccAGGGGACAACATTCAAGACTacagtttttgttttgctgacaGCATTGTATTATGCTGTGGCAGAGCTAAGAGAGTCTTAGCAGAAGCAGCTGATAAAGAACACCTTCTGAGAAAAGGCCTTTCTTCCCCATCTCATGTAATATGGACCCTAGGGGAGCAACTCAAGGTTACTGTAATTTACACTGAGGCCTGGACAAATATCCAAGGGTCTAAATATATTCTCAAAGTTTAAGGTATACAAATCCATCTCAAGACATACTTTGCCTCTCTTcttattcctcctctcttattctccATTTCCCATCTTCAATACAGCAACAAATCATGTAAGAATATGTTGTCTTTAGTGTTAACCATGCTGCGAGGGGAAATTAGGAGTTGCGTTTGTTTGCTTGTCATATTAACATGGCAAAAGAATCAACCAggaaattttttaatatttctttttcaaaagggGTAGAAGAATTTGCTTCCATAGTAAAAAAAGGTCATAATGCAGGGTGATTGCTTTTGCAAAGTTATTCACCGTATTACACTTACTGACCTCTCCACTCTGCCTTCTCGCTTTTatcttgttcttttgctttttcatgtAGTCAGCATTGAAATGTGCAAATGCATACTCTACCAGTGCAGCGAAGACAAACACGTAGCAAATCCAGAAGTAAACATCAAGTGCCTTGATGGCAGATGCTCGCGGAAGCGAAGATCGGGCACTGACCATCAGCGTAGTCATAGTAAGAACAGTAGTTATACCTGCAGTGTAGTGTGAGAAAATTTAGTTTAGGTTTCAAAGCGTACACTATAATAACTGTATTTACTAACCTGAAGATGAGGAATATTTTCACAGTAGAAGCCCTTTAATAGTGTGGCTTCTAATTTTCAAAAGCGGGGAGCTTGTGAAAGACAGTGCATTTGTATGACTAAGGCAGCCTTGAACACGTTCTCCTCACTTTTGTTCTAGATcaagacaaacaaaaccagaagacttAACCCTCAAAAACTTTTGTGTCTGGACTCGCAGCCCTTACTCAGGCAAACAGATCCACAAGCTCTAGGAACATTTTTTGGTCACTGTCCCAGTTCCTTCAGATCAATTCTTTCATACATCTGCCTCACATTCACTATTGCTTTTAGCCATCTTTAGactgttattttctgttctttactgAGGCAGCTGCTCTGATAGCATGGCAAATTAAAACATGAGGGAAATCTTTTAAAGGACTGTCTCTTCTGCAGATGTAAATATAGTATTCATAAATGCACCTTCATGGAAAAGGAGGATTATTAGAGAGCATAATTACAACTCCAGCATACCCTTCCCCGTTAGTTCCCCAAACGATCCGTTTTACCTAATGACACTCTGGCAGGCACAGCTGACTGACTGATCCAGAAGGATACCCAAGACATGGCCACTAGTAAGATAGAAGGAACGTAAGACTGAATGATGTAAACTCCTCGATTTCGCCGAAGGTGGAAGTGGAGACTGAGCCTGGGAAACTgacctgctggaaaaaaaagcaggcaaagaaagATTCTGACTGAGTGAATTACAATTAAACTGAtattcaaaataacattttctataATGACACAGATCTACGTTCTTAAATATCTTTCAGAAAGGATCACAAAAAGCTTTTTTGAATGTTGTTCAATTAGTCTTCATAAACCCTGCACGAGGTACTGCAGTTCTCATCAGCACTGTTAGCTAAGAATAGGTCAAGTGATTTGTCTCAGGTCATATCAATGccagatctgaaaataaaatcatgagTCTTCTCGAATAACAGTATTGCTTCAAAATGTGTACTGTCTTATCATCTGCTGTAGAAAGTCCTCCAGATActaaatttagattttttaaaaggccAAGTTAATTTCAAACTCAAAAAAGAGCTTAGAGGAGATGTGCAGCATAAATGAGAATCTGAATACATGAAAGAGGATGAAAAATCAGCAGGAAAGAAATTACTCCAATCTTTTACAAACATTGCAATAAACCCAGTGATACGCACACACACCACTGACTTCTACTGGGTAGAATTAGAATGATCTGACTGTACGTCATAAGCCTCATAACATCAGGGCTAATGGAAATTTTCCTTTATCCGAAGTTGTAAATTAGGTCAAGAAAGCGTGAGCTCTACCTCAAGTGGGTTTTATCAGGTGTTGTCTGGCTACTCCATGCAGTATTTTGTCAAACATACAGAGCTAAAGGACATGATAT
Coding sequences:
- the GABRD gene encoding gamma-aminobutyric acid receptor subunit delta isoform X3, which codes for MEYTMTVFLHQSWRDDRLSYNHTNETLGLDSRFVDKLWLPDTFIVNAKSAWFHDVTVENKLIRLQPDGVILYSIRITSTVACDMDLSKYPMDEQECMLDLESYGYSSEDIVYHWSENQEEIHGLDKLQLAQFTITNYQFTTEMMNFKSAGQFPRLSLHFHLRRNRGVYIIQSYVPSILLVAMSWVSFWISQSAVPARVSLGITTVLTMTTLMVSARSSLPRASAIKALDVYFWICYVFVFAALVEYAFAHFNADYMKKQKNKIKARRQSGEINVKNAIVLFSLSIAGVNQELAISNRQHRIPRSLPGSYGTIEIETGETKRQHIMKLDKKSGLKSLFKPIDADTIDIYARAVFPAAFAAVNVIYWVAYTM